A window of the Gossypium hirsutum isolate 1008001.06 chromosome A05, Gossypium_hirsutum_v2.1, whole genome shotgun sequence genome harbors these coding sequences:
- the LOC107905839 gene encoding uncharacterized protein: MDDLDCTFKQKMKRAVLLLREEAYQWWLTVKESSQPDQITWEFFKSVFQGKYMCTSYVDARRKEFLNLTQGDRSVAEYKEEFLRLSRYAKGIVVTDYECCVQFKDSLRDSLRVLIAPQRECKATERLNRERERGRNKKDYEPSNYDQRSKRRTRVDGPVRAGPPIATTGLSPCAICGKSHAGMYWRRTGACQSCGSIEHRLRECPRRPDQRQVFRRGNVQPPRGGQQLPRGHS; this comes from the exons ATGGACGACTTGGATTGCACTTTCAAGCAAAAAATGAAAAGAGCAGTGTTGCTACTGCGAGaggaagcttaccagtggtggcttactgtaAAAGAAAGTAGTCAGCCTGACCAgataacttgggagttcttcaaatCAGTGTTTCAAGGGAAGTACATGTGCACAAGCTACGTGGATGCTCGGAGGAAGGAATTCTTAAACTTGACTCAGGGAGACCGATCTGTGGCGGAGTACAAGGAAGAGTTCTTACGACTTAGTCGGTATGCTAAAGGAATAGTGGTAACAGATTATGAATGTTGTGTTCAGTTCAAAGACAGCCTCAGAGACAGTCTTCGGGTATTAATTGCTCCTCAGAGGGA ATGTAAAGCCACTGAACGCCTAAATCGGGAAAGAGAAAGGGGCAGAAATAAAAAGGATTATGAGCCCTCCAATTACGATCAAAGGTCTAAGAGAAGGACTAGAGTGGATGGGCCAGTCAGAGCGGGGCCCCCTATTGCTACTACTGGGTTATCACCTTGTGCTATTTGTGGAAAAAGTCATGCAGGAATGTACTGGAGGAGAACAGGAGCCTGTCAAAGTTGTGGTTCTATAGAGCATCGTCTCAGAGAGTGTCCTAGAAGACCGGATCAAAGGCAAGTCTTTCGTAGAGGTAATGTACAGCCACCGAGGGGTGGGCAGCAGCTACCTAGAGGCCACAGTTAA